The Agrococcus sp. ProA11 genomic sequence GTCCTCGGCTGTCCTGCTCCCGGGCTCCGCGTGAAGAGCGACGATGCGTTCTCTTAGAGGCTCGATACGCCGGAGGAGCTCGTCGAGCCGCACGAGTCCGGCGCTTTCCACCTCGTCAGGGATGTTCTCCACGTAGCGTTCTTATCAGGTAGCGCCCCAGTTCTCGGCCCTGGCGCGCTTGCCGTTCTGACTGCTGCCGCCGCGATGCATCGACGCGAGGTCCTGCTTGACCAGGTGCGCCGCTCTCGAGTTCAGTCGGATGGTCGGCGGTGGACACGCTCCTGTGATTGGGATCACGGATCGTCCAGTCGAACGGACGCAGTAATGGAGGCAGACGAGGCCGTTGCGTTGCGCGCGGCGCTTGGGGGCGGTTTGCGCGGGTAGGCACGGTGAATGGCGCCGTCGCGACTGCTCCATGCCATCTTAGCGCCCTGCGCGTTGTCCAGCTCCTCGGCGAACCGGGCCGCGGCGCAACGACAAGAACGGGCCGACGAGGACGGCCGTCGCCCAGCGTTGCTTCTGCTGACCTGCGGCTGCCGCTCTGGCGCCGCGTTGCCCGCGCCGTCGCGTAGCGCAGTCTGGTGGCCGACGCGACCTGCCGCTCGCCGTGGTAAACCTCGGCATCGGCATCGACCACGCCGGAACACCCGTCCTGATCCTCACCGACGACACCACCGTCACCGTCACCAACTAGACCACCGGCGAAGTCCTCGCCATCCACACCGTCGACCCCGCACGCGCCTACTGGCGCAACAACGACAGAAGCCCCGGCCGATGGCCGGGGCTTCCGAATATCAACGATGACCCGGAACATCTATGAACGATGTCCCGACTCATCACAATGGTGGATCTGGGGGGACTCGAACCCCCGACCCCCTGCATGCCATGCAGGTGCGCTACCAGCTGCGCCACAGACCCTCAATTGCTCTCGGAGCAACCCGATTACCTTACTACAGGTTTGCGCGCCAAGTCACATCGAGGGGCGTAGGCTCAGCGCTCGTGCAGACCGCGCGCGGTCCCCGATGGGGGCTCACCCAGCTCTGGGAGCGACAACACCCCGCCAGACGCATCTTCGCCGGCTTCGTAGCCCTCAATCTGGGCGGCTGGATGCTGCTGATGCTGCCGATCTCGAAGCAGGGGCCGGGCGGCGCCAACTGGATCGAGGCGCTGTTTACCGCCGTCTCGGCCGCGTGCGTGACCGGCCTGACCGTCGTCGACACCGCGGCCTTCTGGACGCCCTTCGGCCACGTCGTCATCCTCGTGCTCATTCAGCTCGGCGGCCTCGGCGTCATGGTCTTCGCGAGCCTCATCGGCATCTTCGTCGTCCGCCGATTGACACTCGGCACACGCCTCACGACCGCCAAGGAGGCGCACGCCAGCGGCATCGGCGAGCTGCGCTCGCTCATCACGAGCATCGCCGCCATTGCCGCCGTCGTGGAGGGCAGCGTCGCGATCGTGCTGTGGCTGCGGTTCTGGCTGGGGCGAGGCGAAGATCCGCTGCACGCGCTGTGGCTGGGCATCTTCCACGCGGTCTCCAGCTACAACAACGCCGGCTTCGCGCTCTTCGGCGACAACCTGATGGGCTTCGTCGACGACCAGTGGATCCTGCTGCCGCTCGCGGCGGCGACCATCATCGGCGGTCTCGGGTTCCCGGTGATCATGCAGGTGCTCAAGCACGCGCCGCACCCGCGTCGCTTCTCGATGCACACGTGGCTCGTGCTCGCCGGCACCGCCGTGCTGCTGCTGCTGGGCACGGTGTCGATCGCGCTGCTCGAGTGGAGCAACCCGGGCTCGCTCGGCGCCCACCCGACCGGCACCCGCATCCTCGAGTCGTTCTTCCACTCTGTGCAGACCCGCACGGCTGGCTTCAACGCGCTCGACATCGGCGAGTTCCGGCCCGAGACGCTCCTGGTGATGGATGTGCTGATGTTCATCGGCGGCGGACCGGCCGGCACCGCCGGCGGCATCAAGATCACCACCTTCGGCGTGCTCGCGGCGATCATCCTCGCCGAGGTGCGCGGCGACCCGACGGTCACGCTGTTCGGCAAGCGCCTCTCGCGTGCGGTGCACCGCGAGGCCCTCACCGTGGCGCTGCTGTCGGTGGGGCTGTGCTTCGTGGCGACCCTCGCGATCATGCACCTGACCGACTTCGACCACGACCGGGTGCTGTTCGAAGTGGTCTCCGCCTTCGGCACCGTCGGCCTCTCGACCGGCATCACCGCATCGGTCGGCATTCCGAGCCAGCTGATCCTGATCCTGCTCATGTTCGTCGGCCGGGTCGGCCCCATCACCGTCGCGACCACCCTCGCGCTCCGCCCCCGCAGGCTCGTGTACGAGCTGCCCAAGGAAAGGCCGATCATTGGCTAGGCTCCGCAACCCCTTCGACCCGTCGACCATCGGCTCCGCCGCCTCCATCGCCGTCATCGGCCTCGGCCGCTTCGGCACCGCCCTCGCGCTCGAGCTCATGCGCCACGGCACCGAGGTGCTCGGCATCGACACCGACGAGGAGCTCGTGCAGTCGCTCAACGGCAAGCTCACGGCCGTCGTCGTCGGCGACGCCACGAAGCCAGAGCTCATCGAGCAGCTGGGCTTGGGCGACTTCGACCGCGTCGTGGTCGCGATCGGCACCGACGTGACCGCGAACATCCTCACCACCAGCCAGCTGCTGCGGGTGGGCGTGACCGAGGTCTGGGCGAAGGCCATCGACGAGCGGCACGCGCTCATCCTCGATCAGCTCGGCGTGCATCATGTCGTGCGCCCCGAGGCCGACATGGGTCGCCGCGTCGCGCACATGGTACGCGGTGCGCTCGAGGACTTCACCGAGATCGAGCCGGGCTATGCCGCCGCGCGGCTCGAGGTGCCGGGGCCGCTGCTGGCCGTGCCGCTCCGGGAGCTCGGCCTGCAGGCGAAGCACGGGATCGGCATCGGCGCCGTGAAGCGCGACGGACGGTGGATGCTCGCGAACCCGGAGACCCGCTTCGAGCACGGCGACACCGTGCTCGTGCATGGGCTCACGCCCAAGGTCGAGGCGTTCGCGGTGCTGCTGGCGAAGCAGCGCGGGAAGCCCTGATCGATGACGGAAGGGGCAGTCCGGCGTCAGTGAAAGTCAGCGGAAGCGGTGGTCAGCTCGGACTTCGACACGGCATCCAGAACCGCAGCCGGCACGACCAGCGCCGCAATCGCCGTGGTCACCGGGATCGCGAGCACGAGCCCGATCGAGCCGACCAGCGTGCGCACGATCTCCTCCACCAGTTCCCCCGTGGTCGCAAGCACGCCGAGCGGCGCATCCATCAGCCACAGCACCAGCAGCATCGGCAGCGCCGCCCCGACGTAGGCGAAGGCGATCGTGTACACCGTCGAGGCGATGTGGTCGCGGCCAATGCGCATGGCGCGCTCGAATAGATGCCAGCGACTCGCGGACGGGGCCGCTGCGCGCAATTCCCACACCGCCGACGCCTGCGTGATGGTGACGTCGTTGAGCACGCCCATTCCAGCCAGCACCAGCCCGCACATGAACACGTCCGACAGGTCGAGCCCGATCTGCTGGAACAGGATCGACGACTCCTCGGAGCCCGTGCCCATGATGCGCGTGCTCGCGGTGGCCACCCATGCGATCACCCCGGTGAGCAGCAGCCCGATGAGGGTGCCCAGCAGCGCAGTCGTCGTGCGCGTACTGAATCCGTGGGCGACGTAGAGCACGATGCACATGACCAGGGATGCGGTCACGATCGCGACCGGCAACGCCGGCTGCCCGGCGAGCAGCGCGGGCAGCGTGAAGCCGGCGATCGCCGCGAAGGCCGCGGCGAGCCCGCCGATGGCGGCGAGGCCACGCCAGCGGGCGACGAGCACCACCACGCCCACGAACGCCAGCACCAGCAGCGCGAGCGGGATCTCGCGCGCGAAGTCGATGAAGATGTAGGTGCTGCCGTAGCCCGCCGCCTCCGGCACGTCGTAGACCCGCAGCCGGTCGCCGACGCCGACCTCGCCGAGCGCCTCCGGCGTCACCACCACCTGGATCGCCGTGCCGTGGTCGAGCCGAGCCGGCGCCAGCGCAGTCTCCGGGTCGGCGGCGCCGGATGCGGTGGCGTGCATCGCGCTGACGCCCGGACCGAAGTAGGCGAGTCGCTCGGGCAGCGCATCAGCGCTCGGCCAGAGCGCGAACAAGCCGGCGACGGTCGCCAGGAGCAGCGGCGCGAGAGCCAACCAGAGCAGCAGGCGCGGCCTGGCACCGACGCGCAATCGCTGCCCGTGCCCGTGGCCGTGGCTATGGCCGTGGCCGTGGCCGTGGCCACGACTGTGGCCGTGATCGTCGCCGAATAGGTCGCGCTCGGTGGCGCGCTCGCTCGCGTCAGGAGCCGGTGCGTCTCCGCCGAACCGCACCCGGCGCGCGTCGGTACGGCCGCCGATCCGCTGCAGATGACGCGCAGCATCTGCGCCAGATCGGTGTCGTCCCACGCGCTATCCCCTCGGTCGGCGCTCGCAGGCTAGCAACGCTGCACGTTGATCCGAGGGAGGCGCAGCGCGGTGACTCAGTGCTGCGTGGCCCTCGCGACGACGCTGCGCGCATGCCGCAGGATCGGCTCGTCGACCATCCGGCCCTCGAAGGAGAACACGCCGGGGGTGACCTCGGCCGCCGCCAGGATGCGGCGCGCCTCGTCGAGCTGCTCGGCCGTGGGCGCGAACGCCCGCCGATAGGGCTCGATGTGGTTCGGGTGGATCGCCGCCTTCGCGCTGAAGCCGCTCGCCGCCGCGTCGAGCGCCTCGGCATGCGCGCCGTCCAGATCGGCGATGTCGGCGCGGATGGCGTCGATGGCCGTGACGCCGAACGCGCCGGCGGCCAGCAGCACGCGGCTGCGCGCCTGCACCGCCACGTCGCGGTAGGCGCCAGACTCCGAGCGGCTCGAGGTGCCGCCGAGCGATGCCACCAGATCCTCCGCGCCCCACATCATGCCGACCACCTGCGCGTGCGCGGCGATCGTTTCGGCCTGCAGCACGCCGCGAGCCGTCTCGATGAGCGCCACTACCCGCACGCCCCGCACCGCGGCGACGACGCGGTCGATGTCGTGCACCGACTCGGTCTTCGCCAGCATGACGGTGCGGAACGGCGACTCGGCCACTGCAGCGAGATCGGCCTCGAATCCCTCGGCGGATGCGGCCTGCACACGCACGATGGTGTGCTCGGGGTCGAGGCCTGCCTCCACGATGGCGGCGCGAGCGGCAGCCTTCGAGTCCGCACCAACGGCATCCTCGAGGTCGAGGATCACCGCATCCGACCGGTCCGCGGCCTTCTGGAAGCGGTCGGGCCGGTCACCCGGGCAGAACAGCAGCGCCGGGCCCATGCCGAGCGTCTCCATGCCCGCGCTCACGCGTTGCCCGTCCCCGAGGCGGCAGGCGACACCTGCATGAGCACGGTGCGCACCGCCTTCGCGACCAGCTCGCCGCGCTGGTTGAGCGCGCGGTGCTCGAAGGTGGCGATGCCTTGACCCGGGCGCGACGCGGACTCGCGCTTGCCGGTCACGCGCGTCTCGCAGTAGATCGTGTCGCCGTGCCGCACGGGCGCCGGGAACGCGATGTCGCTGAAGCCGAGGTTCGCGACGATCGTGCCCTGTGTCAGCTGCCCCACCGACAGGCCCACCATGGTCGCGAGCGTGTGCATCGAGTTCATGAGCGGCTCACCGAACTCGGTCGTCTCACTCCACGCGCGGTCGAGGTGCAGTGGCTGCGTGTTCATCGTCAGCGTCGTGAAGAGCACGTTGTCGGTCTCGGTCATCGTGCGACCGGGCCGGTGCTCGTAGACGACGCCCTCCTCGAGCTCGTCGAAGTAGAGGCCGCGCTGCGTGATGCGCTGCTCGGTGACGCGCTGCTCGCCGCTCCCCTGCTCGCTCATGTCCTGCTCGCTGCTGCTCTGGTCGCTCATGCGCTCTCCCCCTCGGCTGGCGTGACGGTCGCGAGCTCCTGCCCGCGCGTGACCTGGTCGCCGGCGCTGGCATGCAGGTGCACGGTGCCGGCGACGGGTGCGCGCAGCACATGCTCCATCTTCATGGCCTCGACGCTGATGACCGGCTGCCCCGCCGCGACCGTGTCACCGTCGGCGACATGCGCGGCGACGACCGTGCCCGGCATCGGCGATGCGAGCGTCGGCTCGGCGGGCCCGCGGCCACGGCGGATGCGCGGGGGCGCCTCCACCAGGAAGTCGCCATCGGGGGTGCGCACCCAGGCGCCCGCCGGGGTCTGCTGCACCCACTGCTCGCGCGGCGTCGGCAGCGCATCGACGGTGCCGTCGGCACGCGTGACGACCGTGCGCTCGCCGAGCACCTGCACGCTCGCCTCACCGTCGCCGTCCCGCAGGCGGGTGCGGCGACCGACGGCGCCGCCGATGCGCCAGCCGTCGAGGTGCCAGGCACCGACCGGGCCGACGCCTTGCGGCAGCTCGGCCGCGGCGACCATGGCGAGCACGGCGCTCGGCACGCCGTCGCCCGCGATGCGCTCGCCCTCCCGGTCGATGAAGCCGGTGTCGAGGTCGCCGGCGCGCACGCTCGGCTCGTCGAGCAGCGCCCTCAGGAAGCCGCGGTTCGTGATCACGCCGAAGATGCTGGTCTCGGCCAGCGCGTCGCGCAGCCGGTCGATCGCTTCGGCGCGCGTCGCGCCGTGCACGATCAGCTTTGCGATCATCGGGTCGTAGCTCGAGCCGACCTCGCCGCCGCGCTGCACGCCCGCGTCGATGCGCACGCTGCCGTCCTCGACGCCGTCGTACGGCCAGTCGAGCTCGAGCACGGTGCCGCCGGTGGGGAGGAAGCCCGCGGCCGGATCCTCGGCATAGATGCGCGCCTCGATCGCGTGGCCCGTGAGCGTCACATCCTGCTGCGCAAAGGCGAGCCGCTCCCCCGCGGCGATCCGCAGCTGCTGCTCCACGAGGTCGACGCCCGTGACCATCTCGGTCACCGGGTGCTCGACCTGCAGGCGCGTGTTCATCTCCATGAAGAATGGTTCGTCGGGGCGGTCGCCCGCGACGATGAACTCCACCGTGCCGGCGCCGACGTAGCCCACCGAGCGGGCGGTCTCGACGGCCGCCTCACCGATCGCGGCGCGCTGCGACTCGGTCAGCAGGGCGCTGGGCGCCTCCTCGATCACCTTCTGGTGGCGGCGCTGCAGCGAGCACTCGCGCTCGCCCAGGTGGATGACGTTGCCGTGCGTGTCGGCGAGCACCTGCACCTCGATGTGGCGCGGGCTGGTGACGAAGCGCTCGATGAAGAGCGTGTCGTCGCCGAACGACGATGCCGCCTCGCGGCGGGCCGCGGCGAGCGCGGGCGGCAGCCCCGCGGCGTCGTCGACCCGGTACATGCCCTTGCCGCCGCCGCCCGCGGCCGGCTTGATGAGCACGGGGAAGCCGACCCGCTCGGCGCCGGCGATGAGCGCGGCGTCGTCGAGGCCGGGCTCTGCGATGCCCGGCACCGTGGAGACGCCGCGCGACTCGACCGCGTGGCGGGCCGAGATCTTGTCGCCCATGGTCTCGATCGCCGAGGCGGGCGGGCCGATGAACACGAGGCCGGCATCGGCGCAAGCCTGCGCGAACGCGGCGTTCTCCGACAGGAAGCCGTAGCCGGGGTGGATCGCCTGCGCGCCGGTCTCCTTCGCCGCGGCGATGATCTTGTCAATCGACAGGTACGTGTCGCGCAGCGGCCCGGCGCCGAGCGAGACGACCTCGTCGAAGTGCTCCGGGTGCGGCGAGGGGTCGTCCTCGGCACGCACGGCGACCGCGCGGATGCCGTTCTCGCGCAGCGTGCGCGCGATGCGGATGGCGATCTCGCCGCGGTTCGCGACCAGCACGGTGGAGAACATGGGGTGCTCTGGCATGTCGGGCATCCGGGTCACATCCTGAAGACGCCGAAGCGCGGCTCGGGCAGCGGCACGGCGGTCACGACGTCGAGCGCCATGCCGAGCACGCGGCGGGTGTCTGCGGGGTCGATCACGCCGTCGTCCCACAGCCTGGCGGAGGCGTAGTAGGGGTTGCCCTGCCGCTCGTACTGCTCGCGCACCGGGCGCTCGAAGGCCTCCTGCTGCTCGGCCGTCCACTCCTCGCCGGCGCCCTCGATCTGCTCGCGCTTCACGGTGGAGAGCACGGATGCCGCCTGCGGCCCGCCCATCACGCTCACGCGCGCGTTGGGCCACAGCCACAGGAAGCGGGGGTCGTAGGCCCGGCCGCACATCGAGTAGGTGCCGGCGCCGAAGGATCCTCCGACGACGACGGTGAGCTTCGGCACGCGCGTGGTGGCGACGGCGGTGACCATCTTGGCGCCGTGCTTGGCGATGCCGCCGCGCTCGGCCTCCGAACCCACCATGAAGCCGGTGATGTTCTGCAGGAACACGAGCGGCACGCCGCGCTGGTCGCACAGTTCGATGAAGTGCGCGCCCTTCATGGCCGACTCGCTGAAGAGCACGCCGTTGTTGGCGATGATGCCGACGGTGTGCCCGTGCAGCTCGGCGAAGCCGGTCACGAGCGTGTCGCCGTAGCCGGCCTTGAACTCGTGGAACTCGCTGCGGTCGACGATGCGCGCGATGATCTCGTGCGCGTCGTAGGGCGTCTGCAGGTCGGGCGGGATCGCGTCATAGAGCGTCGCCGGGTCGACCGCCGGCGCGTTCTCGTCTTCGATCGCGCTGAGCGGCGCATAGCTGAACCAGGCGAACGACTGCTGCTTCGCCGGGACGGCGCCGGCCGTGGCGGCCCGGTCGCCGGGCGGCAGCGAGGCGACCATGTCGCGCACGATCTCGAGCGCGTGCGCGTCGTCGTCGGCGAGGTGGTCGACGACGCCGGAGACCTCGGCGTGCAGCACCCCGCCGCCGAGCGACTCGGCGTCGATGACCTCACCGGTGGCGGCCTTCACGAGCGGCGGGCCGCCCAGGAAGATGGTGCCCTGGTCGCGCACGATGACCGTCTCGTCGCTCATCGCCGGCACGTAGGCGCCGCCGGCGGTCGACGAGCCCATCACGGCCGCCAGCTGCGGGATGCCGAGCGACGAGAGCTGCGCCTGGTTGAAGAAGATGCGGCCGAAGTGCTCGCGGTCGGGGAAGACCTCGTCCTGCATCGGCAGGAACGCGCCGCCGGAGTCGACGAGCGCGATGCACGGCAGCCGGTTCTCGCGCGCGATCTGCTGCGCGCGCAGGTGCTTCTTGACCGTGAGCGGGTAGTAGGTGCCGCCCTTGACCGTGGCGTCGTTGGCGATGACCATGACGTGCCTGCCATGCACGAGCCCGATGCCGGCGACGATGCCGGCGGATGGCGCATCCTGACCGCCGGTGCCGTCGACGTCCTTGCCGTAGACCCCCCACGCGGCGAGCGGCGCGACCTCGAGGAACGGGCTGCCCGGGTCGAGCAGCG encodes the following:
- a CDS encoding carboxyl transferase domain-containing protein → MQQLTTRVDTTSDAATTNRAAMEALVGELRERLGRVAPGGPESSRERHVARGKLLARDRIDALLDPGSPFLEVAPLAAWGVYGKDVDGTGGQDAPSAGIVAGIGLVHGRHVMVIANDATVKGGTYYPLTVKKHLRAQQIARENRLPCIALVDSGGAFLPMQDEVFPDREHFGRIFFNQAQLSSLGIPQLAAVMGSSTAGGAYVPAMSDETVIVRDQGTIFLGGPPLVKAATGEVIDAESLGGGVLHAEVSGVVDHLADDDAHALEIVRDMVASLPPGDRAATAGAVPAKQQSFAWFSYAPLSAIEDENAPAVDPATLYDAIPPDLQTPYDAHEIIARIVDRSEFHEFKAGYGDTLVTGFAELHGHTVGIIANNGVLFSESAMKGAHFIELCDQRGVPLVFLQNITGFMVGSEAERGGIAKHGAKMVTAVATTRVPKLTVVVGGSFGAGTYSMCGRAYDPRFLWLWPNARVSVMGGPQAASVLSTVKREQIEGAGEEWTAEQQEAFERPVREQYERQGNPYYASARLWDDGVIDPADTRRVLGMALDVVTAVPLPEPRFGVFRM
- a CDS encoding biotin carboxylase N-terminal domain-containing protein, with the protein product MPEHPMFSTVLVANRGEIAIRIARTLRENGIRAVAVRAEDDPSPHPEHFDEVVSLGAGPLRDTYLSIDKIIAAAKETGAQAIHPGYGFLSENAAFAQACADAGLVFIGPPASAIETMGDKISARHAVESRGVSTVPGIAEPGLDDAALIAGAERVGFPVLIKPAAGGGGKGMYRVDDAAGLPPALAAARREAASSFGDDTLFIERFVTSPRHIEVQVLADTHGNVIHLGERECSLQRRHQKVIEEAPSALLTESQRAAIGEAAVETARSVGYVGAGTVEFIVAGDRPDEPFFMEMNTRLQVEHPVTEMVTGVDLVEQQLRIAAGERLAFAQQDVTLTGHAIEARIYAEDPAAGFLPTGGTVLELDWPYDGVEDGSVRIDAGVQRGGEVGSSYDPMIAKLIVHGATRAEAIDRLRDALAETSIFGVITNRGFLRALLDEPSVRAGDLDTGFIDREGERIAGDGVPSAVLAMVAAAELPQGVGPVGAWHLDGWRIGGAVGRRTRLRDGDGEASVQVLGERTVVTRADGTVDALPTPREQWVQQTPAGAWVRTPDGDFLVEAPPRIRRGRGPAEPTLASPMPGTVVAAHVADGDTVAAGQPVISVEAMKMEHVLRAPVAGTVHLHASAGDQVTRGQELATVTPAEGESA
- a CDS encoding CoA ester lyase; protein product: METLGMGPALLFCPGDRPDRFQKAADRSDAVILDLEDAVGADSKAAARAAIVEAGLDPEHTIVRVQAASAEGFEADLAAVAESPFRTVMLAKTESVHDIDRVVAAVRGVRVVALIETARGVLQAETIAAHAQVVGMMWGAEDLVASLGGTSSRSESGAYRDVAVQARSRVLLAAGAFGVTAIDAIRADIADLDGAHAEALDAAASGFSAKAAIHPNHIEPYRRAFAPTAEQLDEARRILAAAEVTPGVFSFEGRMVDEPILRHARSVVARATQH
- a CDS encoding potassium transporter TrkG, yielding MQTARGPRWGLTQLWERQHPARRIFAGFVALNLGGWMLLMLPISKQGPGGANWIEALFTAVSAACVTGLTVVDTAAFWTPFGHVVILVLIQLGGLGVMVFASLIGIFVVRRLTLGTRLTTAKEAHASGIGELRSLITSIAAIAAVVEGSVAIVLWLRFWLGRGEDPLHALWLGIFHAVSSYNNAGFALFGDNLMGFVDDQWILLPLAAATIIGGLGFPVIMQVLKHAPHPRRFSMHTWLVLAGTAVLLLLGTVSIALLEWSNPGSLGAHPTGTRILESFFHSVQTRTAGFNALDIGEFRPETLLVMDVLMFIGGGPAGTAGGIKITTFGVLAAIILAEVRGDPTVTLFGKRLSRAVHREALTVALLSVGLCFVATLAIMHLTDFDHDRVLFEVVSAFGTVGLSTGITASVGIPSQLILILLMFVGRVGPITVATTLALRPRRLVYELPKERPIIG
- a CDS encoding TrkA family potassium uptake protein, translated to MARLRNPFDPSTIGSAASIAVIGLGRFGTALALELMRHGTEVLGIDTDEELVQSLNGKLTAVVVGDATKPELIEQLGLGDFDRVVVAIGTDVTANILTTSQLLRVGVTEVWAKAIDERHALILDQLGVHHVVRPEADMGRRVAHMVRGALEDFTEIEPGYAAARLEVPGPLLAVPLRELGLQAKHGIGIGAVKRDGRWMLANPETRFEHGDTVLVHGLTPKVEAFAVLLAKQRGKP
- a CDS encoding MaoC family dehydratase; the encoded protein is MSEQGSGEQRVTEQRITQRGLYFDELEEGVVYEHRPGRTMTETDNVLFTTLTMNTQPLHLDRAWSETTEFGEPLMNSMHTLATMVGLSVGQLTQGTIVANLGFSDIAFPAPVRHGDTIYCETRVTGKRESASRPGQGIATFEHRALNQRGELVAKAVRTVLMQVSPAASGTGNA
- a CDS encoding YibE/F family protein, which codes for MRFGGDAPAPDASERATERDLFGDDHGHSRGHGHGHGHSHGHGHGQRLRVGARPRLLLWLALAPLLLATVAGLFALWPSADALPERLAYFGPGVSAMHATASGAADPETALAPARLDHGTAIQVVVTPEALGEVGVGDRLRVYDVPEAAGYGSTYIFIDFAREIPLALLVLAFVGVVVLVARWRGLAAIGGLAAAFAAIAGFTLPALLAGQPALPVAIVTASLVMCIVLYVAHGFSTRTTTALLGTLIGLLLTGVIAWVATASTRIMGTGSEESSILFQQIGLDLSDVFMCGLVLAGMGVLNDVTITQASAVWELRAAAPSASRWHLFERAMRIGRDHIASTVYTIAFAYVGAALPMLLVLWLMDAPLGVLATTGELVEEIVRTLVGSIGLVLAIPVTTAIAALVVPAAVLDAVSKSELTTASADFH